A genomic stretch from Malus domestica chromosome 15, GDT2T_hap1 includes:
- the LOC139191890 gene encoding uncharacterized protein: MRIFGANYEENELDGEGLSSLFNAWECKGKIKRVSVCKEALSVHHLLFADASFIFAPSSLKECMQIKLLLKKYEEASRQAMNFAKSCVAFSENLNVHDKQLLAGCLGMARVDYHDRYLGLPVYVGKAKKETFSYLKDWLWKKLNGWKGSLLNSAGKEILIKIMAQAIPIYTMQTFMLTKTLCDELNQLVAQYW; encoded by the exons ATGAGGATTTTTGGAGCAAATTATGAGGAAAATGAGCTTGACGGAG AAGGGCTCTCATCTTTGTTTAACGCTTGGGAATGCAAGGGAAAGATAAAGAGGGTATCGGTTTGCAAGGAAGCTCTAAGCGTTCATCATCTTTTGTTTGCTGATGCTAGTTTTATTTTTGCTCCAAGTTCATTAAAGGAATGTATGCAGATTAAATTATTGCTTAAAAAGTATGAGGAGGCTTCACGACAAGCGATGAATTTCGCAAAGAGCTGTGTGGCGTTTAGTGAGAATCTAAATGTGCATGACAAACAGCTTTTGGCCGGTTGTCTTGGGATGGCAAGGGTGGACTATCATGATCGGTACTTGGGGCTTCCGGTGTATGTAGGGAAAGCTAAGAAGGAAACCTTCTCGTATTTAAAGGATTGGCTTTGGAAAAagttgaatggatggaaaggtTCTCTTCTTAATAGTGCAGGCAAAGAAATTCTAATTAAAATCATGGCTCAAGCCATTCCTATATACACTATGCAAACTTTTATGTTAACTAAGACTCTTTGTGATGAGTTAAATCAGTTGGTAGCGCAATATTGGTGA